The nucleotide sequence CTGAGGGTGGTCATGCGGCGGAAACACACCAGTACCGAACCCACCACGACACCCACCAAGGCAGCGGGCAGCACAGCGATGTCCGAGAAAACGAGGCCGGCGAGGGGACCCATGAGGCCCGCCATGACCACTCCGAGCGGCGCCACGATGCGGTCCGGCCAACGGATGATGCCTACCAACAGCGCAACGGCTGCGCTCAGGCCGGCAACGAGGACCATTTCCCTGACGCCGTTGAACCTGGCACCGGCTATCCAGCCTGCGCCCAGGCAGTTGAGCAGCACGCCGGCACTGCAGCCAAGGGTTGACTCCAGGCGTTGGGCCTGGCCCGTGCCCCGGACGAGTTGGACAATGAAGACGGCCATCACGCCAAGGGCAACAAAAGCCGGAGTTCCGTCAAGGAAGCCAGGGGCAGGCAGGTACGCGGCAGCTACTGCCGATCCCGCGCCGGCCAGTCCAATGACAGCTGCCAGCGTCTTCTTGGCCGGAACTCCCAGGAAATGCGGCCAGCCGATGCCTACTGCTGCAGACGCCGCGATGCCCACGCCAACCATGGCTTCCCGGGAAACGAAGGTGCTGGCCACGATGGCTGCGAGCGCCACGAGTCCGAATACCCCGATGCTCCAAGACTTCACTGTGTGCCCGACCTCAATCCGATGCGCCTTCTACGGCCTCCCGACAATCCTGCCTTATACCGGCCCAATATGTCGTAATTCCCCTGCCAACCCGTCACGAATCCATGTGTCGCAGGGCACTGATGGGTATACTCAGACTTCAACAGCGCACTGTCCTGGCCTCGATCCCGTCACAACGGGCAAGGGCCGCGGGGCGCTGGGACCGGCCGGTGAAACTCCGGTTTCGACGCCCGATGATGCGCGTACAGCCCATTGGAGGAACTATGTCGCACATCCTGCTCCTGACGAACAGCACCGGCTCTTCGGTGGACATTTTGCCTGCCTTGGAGTTGTTGAACCACCGCGTGCACATCCTCCCGGCAGAACCAACCGCTTTGCTCGAAACCGATCCCACAGACATCGTCTTCCTTGATGCCCGCAAGGATCTGGTAGGAGCCCGCTCGCTGACGCAATTGCTCAAGGCAACCGGACTCAGCGCGCCTTTGATGCTGATCCTTACCGAAGGCGGCATGGCTGCTGTTTCTTCGGCCTGGGCCGTGGACGACATCGTGCTCGACTCCGCCGGACCTGCCGAGGTGGAAGCCCGCATCCGGCTGGCCATGGCGCGTGCCGTGCCCGGCGAGGAAGAAACCCAGACTGAAATCCGGGCCGCCGGCGTCGTTATCGACGAAGCAAGCTATACCGCCCGCGTCAGCGGCCAACCCCTGAACCTGACGTTCAAGGAGTTCGAGCTCCTGAAGTACCTGGCACAGCACCCCGGCCGCGTCTTCACCCGGCAGCAACTGCTGACCGAGGTCTGGGGCTATGACTACTACGGAGGCACCCGCACGGTGGACGTCCACATCCGGCGTCTTCGCGCCAAGCTCGGCGTGGACCATGAGAACCTCATCAGCACGGTCCGCAACGTCGGCTACAGGCTCACCCTGGTGCGGTTGCCCGACGACGAGCTCTCCGAAGCCTGACGGTTCAGACACAGGAACGGTTTAGACACAGGAAAGGCCGGGATCCACACGGATCCCGGCCTTTCTGCATTACTTGGTGGAGGACATACGGGTCGAACGTATCGAGGCCACCCCACTGGTGGATCCCCCCTGTACCCGGCCAAAGCCGAATGAGATAACGAGACTACCTCCGTTGCTCCGAGACATCAAATTACGGGGCTTGCCCGGGGCGTATAGCCTTGCACCATGAGTCAAGCACACCCGGAGAACTGGCCTGTACTGATCATCAAGGGCGCTTTGGACGCCGAACTCCTCAGGGATTTCAGGGCACTCACCGCCGCGGCGGAGGAGTCCGACGGGAACCCGCCCCTGTCCGAGCAGACCCTGGTAATGCTGCGTGGTGCCGACGGCGGCGATCATTCCGTCGTGTCTTTCGCACTGTATGCGCCGATCGAAGGCTCAGACCCGGCAACGGCAGAAGACCTGGCGGGAATCGCCGTCGTCGTTGACGCGCCGGACGCCAGCGGAGTGCTGGAACTGGCCGTCCACCCCAGTTACCGGAACCAGGGGGTGGCCGGACGGCTGTTGGACGCCCTGCAGAAGGAACGGAGCCTTGAAGGCCTCAGCGCCTGGTCGCACGGCGGCCACGAGGCCGCTGCGCAGTTGGCCACCCGTTTCGGTTACGGGCCGGTACGCGAACTGTGGAAGATGCGGCTGATGTCGTCGACATCCGCACTGCCCGACGCCGCCCTCCCGGACGGCGTTTCGCTGCGCGCCTTCGTGCCGGGCCAGGACGAGCAGGCGTGGCTGGCCGCCAACCGCGCCGCTTTTTCCCACCACCCCGAACAGGGTTCCATGACGCTCGAGGACCTCGAGGCCCGGAAAGCAGAAGACTGGTTCGATCCCGAAGGATTCTTCCTGGCCGTCAACGACGCAGACGAACTCCTGGGCTTCCACTGGACCAAGGTCCACCCCCGGCAAGGGCCGCACCCGGCAATCGGCGAGGTGTACGTGGTGGGCGTTACTCCGGCTGCACAGGGTTCGGGGCTCGGCAAAGCCTTGACTGTTGCCGGAATCAAACACCTCCAGGATCAGGGCCTCCACGCCGTGATGCTGTACGTGGACGCCGACAACCAGGCTGCTGTGGCCCTATACCAGAAACTGGGATTCATCCGCTGGGACACCGATGTGATGTACGGTCCGTTAACGAAAAATTAACCTGGCGCGATCACCGCAGGGAAAGGCGGCGGCTCATTGGATTCGGACACCGCGATTGCTTGTAATGTGGGAGGAAACCCAGTCCTGAGCTTAGGAGAGCCCCATGCAGCCGGACCCCGTCGGCATCGCCGGATCCACCTCTAAGGGGGCGACACTGCCTCCGCGCTTCGGATCGTCTGAAGTGCCGGCCTCGCGGGCCACCCAGGACCGCATCGATATTCCCGAATTCGCGCCGAGCCTGGAACCCGAAGGCGACATCTCCCCGGACCGCTTCCTGGACCGCGAGCTCAGCTGGCTTGCCTTCAACTCCCGCGTGCTGGAGCTTGCCGAGGATCCCGATCTGTTCCTGCTGGAGCGCGTCAACTTCCTCTCGATCTTCGCTTCCAACCTGGATGAGTTCTTCATGGTCCGCGTGGCCGGCCTCAAGCGCCGTATCGCCACCGGACTGGCTGTCCCCTCCCCCGCGGGGCTCAGCCCCATCGAGGTGCTGGAGCAGATCGGTGAAGAGGCCCACAAGCTGCAGGAACGCCACGCCCGCGTTTTTGCCGAGCAGATCCGGCCGGCCCTGGCCTACGAACACATCCACCTCATGCATTGGCATGAGCTGGATGAGGATGCCCGGCAGCGGATCAGCGTCATGTTCCAGGAGAAGGTCTTCCCCATCCTGACTCCCCTGGCCGTGGATCCTGCCCACCCCTTCCCGTACATTTCGGGACTCTCCCTGAACCTGGCCGTGATCGTCAGCAACCCGATCAGTGACAAGGAGCTCTTCGCCCGCGTCAAGGTTCCGGACCAGTTGCCCCGCCTGATCTCCGTGGACGGGCCGCGCGCAGGTGCCATTCCCGGCCGCGTTGCCCGGTTCATCGCTTTGGAAGAAGTCATCGCTGTCCACTTGGACAAGCTCTTCCCGGGCATGGAGGTCCTGGAACACCACACCTTCCGGGTGACCCGCAACGAGGACCTGGAAGTTGAAGAGGACGACGCCGAGAACCTCCTGCAGGCTTTGGAGAAGGAACTCCTGCGACGCCGTTTTGGCCCTCCCGTGCGTTTGGAAGTCACCACGGACATCAACCCGAACATCAAGGCCCTGCTCATCAGGGAACTGGGCGTTGAGGAGTCCGAGGTGTACTCCGTGCCCGCGCCGCTGGACCTGCGGGGGCTCTCCGCGATCAGCGGCATCGACCGTGCCGATCTCCACTACCCGAAACACGTCCCGCACACATCCCGCTACCTCAACGAGTCCGAGACCTCCAAGGCGGCGAATGTCTTCGCGGCAATGCGCCGCAGGGACATCCTGTTGCACCACCCCTACGACTCCTTCTCCACCTCGGTCCAGGCGTTCCTCGAACAGGCTGCAGCGGATCCCAAGGTCCAGGCCATCAAGCAGACTCTTTACCGGACGTCCGGTGACTCCCCGATCGTGGACGCGCTGATCGACGCTGCGGAGGCCGGCAAGCAGGTTCTGGCCCTGGTGGAGATCAAGGCCCGTTTCGATGAGCAAGCCAACATTTCCTGGGCGCGCAAGCTGGAACAGGCCGGTGTCCATGTTGTGTACGGCATCGTCGGCCTGAAAACCCACTGCAAGCTGTCCCTGGTGGTTCGCCAGGAAGTGGATGGCCTCCGCCGCTACTGCCACATTGGCACGGGCAACTACCACCCGCGCACGGCCCGCTACTACGAAGACCTCGGTTTGCTGACCGCCAACGAGCAGGTGGGCGAAGACCTTTCCAAGCTCTTCAACCAGCTGTCCGGCTATGCGCCGAAGTCCACCTTCAAGAGGCTGCTGGTGGCACCGCGCTCCGTCCGGGCCGGCCTTGTGGAGCGGATTGAAACTGAAATCCGCAACGCCCGTGCCGGCATTCCCGGCCTGGTGCAGATCAAGGTCAATTCCATGGTTGACGAAGCCATCATCGACGCCCTGTACCGCGCGTCCCAGGCGGGCGTGAAGGTGGACGTCGTGGTTCGTGGCATTTGCTCCCTCCGCCCCGGTGTTCCCGGCCTCAGCGAGAACATCACGGTCAGGTCCATCCTTGGCCGCTTCCTTGAACACTCGCGGGTGTTCGCCTTCGGCAACGGCGGCGATCCCGTGGTGTACATCGGTTCCGCCGATATGATGCACCGCAACCTGGACCGCCGCGTGGAGGCCCTGGTGCAGCTGTCCAGCAAGGAGGACATCACCACGGTCATGGATCTGATGCGCCGCTATGTTGACGACGGAACGGCCAGCTGGCACTTGGATAACCAAGGGCACTGGACCAGGCACCACCTGGATGCCGATGGCAAGCCGTTGCTGGACATGCAGTCCTGGCTGTTGGAGTCGCGTTCGCGCCAGCGTGCGTCGGCACGGAGGTAAGGAAGATTTGAACAGCGATACCCCCGTGGAGGATCAGACAGACCACCCCGGCGAGCCGGTAGCCGTCGTCGCTGCCGGCGCCATCCCGTGGCGCCTCAACAAGGGTGCCTTGGAGGTTCTGTTGATCCACCGGCCCCGCTATGACGATTGGTCATGGCCCAAGGGAAAGCTCGACGCCGGCGAAACGGTTCCGGAATGCGCTGCCCGTGAAGTGTGGGAAGAGATTGGCCTGCGGGCACCGCTGGGCATTCCCCTCCCGGCCATCCACTATCACGTGTCGGCGGGCCTCAAGGTGGTCCAGTATTGGGCCGCCAAAGTCAACGGTGAACCGCTCCGTCCCGATGGCAAGGAAGTGGACAGCGTGATGTGGTGCAGCCCTGACCGGGCGGCGTCATTCCTCAGCAATCCCACGGACGTGAAACCCTTGGAATATTTGGAGAAGGCACACGTCCGGGGTGAACTCGACACGTGGCCTTTGATCCTGATCCGTCATGCAAAAGCCAAGCCGCGATCGTCCTGGACCAAGGCCGAGGGCGACCGTCCTTTGGCGGCCACTGGCCAGCGGCAGGCCATTGCGGTGCAGCGCCTTCTTGACGTCTGGAAACCGCAGCGCCTGGTGACCAGTCCATGGACCCGCTGTGTGGCAACCATAGCGCCCTATGCGAAAGCGTCGGGGGCGAAGGTCAAGTTGGTGGAGGCGCTCACCGAGCACCACCATCAGCGTTCTCCGAAAAAGACGGCTGCAGCCATCGAGGCCTTGTTCGACAAGCAACTGCCCATAGCCGTTTGCACGCACAGGCCCGCCCTGCCTACCGCACTGAAGCAACTGGGGCAGCACATGCCCCAAAACCTGCGCGCAGTCCTCCCCTCCGCGGATCCCTTTCTTTCGCCGGGTGAGGTCATCGTGTGCCAGGTGGCGCGGGGATCCGAGCGGAAGATAGTTTCCGTGGAGCAGGTCAAGCCTTTCGACGACTAGGTACCGGCACGGTTGACTCCCACGTCTTTGTATCAAATACTTGACACAATGTTTCTAAGACTTGGGGGTCTTTACCGTGTCCTTTGATGTGCCGCCGTTGCTTTTGGTGGGGCCCGTCGTGGGCGCCGTCTTGGTGTACCTGTTCCTGCGGGTACAAGTGTGGTCCAAGCCCGACGCCACCTCTGTGGCATCACACGGCCTGTGGGTCGGCATCATTGGCTGGATGGCCAGCTCCCTGCAAGGAGCCATGAGCGCGGGTGTGATCCGGGCCAGTCCGACCTCATCAAATGCGCCCTTCACCTCGGAAGACCTCCTGGCGGCCCTGGCTTGGCCGATCGCCGCGTCCTTGGTGGTCCATGCCTTGGGCCAGTGGAGCTACCCGGCCCCCAAATCCCCGCACAGGTACGCTGAACTCACCGTCCGCAGGATCCGCGATTTCCTCCAGGCGAAACTCGCCTGGACAACAGGCGTGATCGTTGCCTATGCCGGTACCGCCATAGTCTCGATTGCAGCCCTGCCCGCTCACGCACCGGTGCGTCCCGTCCCCGCTCCTGCATCATCAATGGAAACGACGGTCTACACAGGCCAGGGCCAGGATGGAAGGATCGCGGGTTCGGAACTTGCCGGGTGGCTTGGCGGCGCCTTAGTGGTCCTTGTTGCAGGGACCTGGCTCGTCCTGGTACTCATCGCACGGCGGCGCCAACTGGAGACGCTAAGCAGCGACGACAACCGCACGCTTCGAGCCATTGCAGCCAACAGGCTGCTGCGGACCGTTGCCACCATCGCCGCAGGCCTCGCCAGCATCGCGGGAAATTTTGCCGCCCTCCCGACGCCTGGGGCAACGTGGCAACCGTCGTGGTTCAACGTTTTGGGTCTTGTCAACATGGCTGTGCTGCTGGTCATGTGGTGGTGGAAGGTGCCGGTCCTTCCTTCGCTTCAGGCATCCGCGAAAGCCATCAGCGGCACTGCTCTCCGCGCCGATCCCCGCACCCACGGCGCAGCAAAACTCAGCGTTTCCCTCGGAGCGGTCCTGGGAGTCGCCGCCGTCTTGCCGCTTGTGACACTGGTGTTCTGGTTCGGTTTCATTCCGGTAGAAGGCCAGCGCTCCCTTGCCCCGGCGATTGTCGTCACCGTGTCTGCCGTCCTGGTCCTGCTCACCATTGCTGCAGGCGAGTTACTGATCGCCCGCAACTATGGCCACCCGGAGGTGCCCCTCGGTTGGCCGCGGCAGCCGGTGTCCAAGGGGTTGCTCACCTTCAGCATCGTTTCGGCCACGGTCTTTGCGGTAACGCTCGTCCTTACAGGTACAGGCCAATCACTCCTGGTCGGCCCACCCGCCTGGCCCGCCAACCTCTTTCTCACGATGGGGGTCGGACTGATGGGCGCTGCCGCAATCCTGGCCACGCGCCGTCGTCGAGGTCTTCCTGAAGTGGGGGACGAGAGCGGGCTTGATGCCGCACTGCGCGCCATTTCGATGTACCGGATTGTCCGAACCCTGGCAGCATTCCTTCTGGCACAGTCAGCGGTGATGATGCTTGGCAACGCCGAAGCATGGGGAACATTGTTCCCGGCTTTCAATCAGCTGGGACCGAGTCCTGTGTACATGACAGGAGTCGTTGTAGCCGTCATTGCCGTCGTCGTCGCGGTTACGCCAGTCCGGAGCCTTTTCCGGGCGATTCCCAGGGGCACCGAACCCAAGCAGAACCAGCCGACGCCATGACCGCCGGAATCTCCATCGACCTCGCAGACCCGGTTCCGCCCTACGAACAGATCCGCCGGCAGCTCAGCTCCCTGATCGCCGTCGGGGTCCTGGAACCTGGAAACCGCCTGCCAACAGTGCGCAGCCTGGCCGCGGACCTCGGCATCGCCGCAGGGACGGTGGCGCGTGCCTACAAGGAACTGGAGCAGTCCGGCGTCATCGAATCACGACGCCGGAACGGCACTGTCGTCGTCGGGCCGCCTCGGGCGCCGCACCGCGTGGCGGGCGGAGACGCTGCGGTGATCGCCGCCGTCGACGGCTTGATCCTGGCCGCCCGCGACGCGGGTGTGGGTGACGCAACGCTCATTGATCTTCTTCGTGGACGGCTGGCGGTTAATGGGCACGGTACAAGTAAGCTTGAACCGTGATTCCCACCCCGTATGAAGACCTCCTGCGCGACGTCATGGCCAACGGCACACACAAATCAGACCGCACCGGCACCGGAACGCGCAGCGTTTTCGGCCGCCAGCTGAGGTTCGATCTCGCCGGGAGCTTCCCGCTCATCACCACCAAGCGGGTCCATTTCAAGTCCGTGGCCGTGGAACTGCTGTGGTTCCTGCGCGGGGATTCGAACGTGAAGTGGATGCAGGACCAGGGAGTGACCATCTGGGACGAGTGGGCGGACGCGGACGGCGAACTCGGCCCCGTCTACGGCGTGCAGTGGCGCAGCTGGCCCACCCCCGACGGCGGCCACATCGACCAGATCTCCGAAGTGATGAAGAGCCTCGCCGCGAACCCGGACTCCCGGCGCCACATCGTCTCCGCATGGAATGTTTCCGAACTCAAGGACATGGCGCTGCCGCCGTGCCACGCGTTCTTCCAGTTTTACGTTGCCGACGGCAAGCTCTCCTGCCAGTTGTACCAGCGCTCGGCCGACACTTTCCTGGGTGTCCCCTTCAACATCGCCTCCTACGCGCTCCTGACGCTCATGGTGGCCCAGCAGCTTGGCCTCGAACCCGGCGAATTCGTGTGGACCGGGGGCGACGTCCACGTCTACGACAACCATGTGGAGCAGGTCGCGGAGCAGCTGAGCCGTGAACCGTACGAGTACCCGCAGCTGAAGATCCTCCGCAAGCCGGACTCCATCTTCGACTACACCGTTGACGACTTCGAGGTGGTCGGCTACCGCCACCACCCCACCATCAAGGCACCGATCGCGGTATGAGCGCTCCTTCCTCCGAGGATCCGGCCCAGCTTCCCGGCGTCATCTTCACGCAGGAAACCGCTGCCAGAATGACCGGCATCGGCATGATTTGGGCGCAGACCAAGTCCGGCGTCATCGGCAAGGACGGGACCATGCCGTGGCACCTGCCTGAAGACATGAAGCACTTCAGCCGGATCACCACCGGGCACCCCGTCATCATGGGCCGGCGGACCTGGGAATCATTCCCGGAAAAGTACCGTCCCCTTCCGGGCCGCACCAACATCGTGGTGACCCGCAACGAAAAGTGGGCATCCACGCCCGAGGCCCAAGGCGCCGTCGTGGTTTCCTCCCTGGACGAGGCACTGCTGGAATCCCAGTTTGCACCCGGAGGCCAGAAGGTGTGGATTGTCGGCGGCGGCGACATCTACCGCCAGTCCATGGGTATCGCCAACCTGGCGGTCATCACCATCATCGACACCGATGTGGAGGGTGACACCTACGCGCCCGAACTCGGCGATGACTGGACCTTTGACACCATGGCGCCCGCCGAAGGGTGGCTCACCGCCAAGAACGGCACCAACTACCGGTTCACTACATGGCGCCGGAACGTAAGCCAGAAAAGCCAGGAAGACTAAGCATGCTGAAAAAACCCGAAACCCTGTTCGTGCTGGGCTACATGCTGCTGCCGCTCTTCGCCCTGCTCTCAGCCATTGTTGGCCTGACCATGATCCTGGGCGGCAACAAGATCGTTGGAATCATCGTCCTGGTGGTCGTGACGCAGGTGTTCACCTTCGGTGCCTTCTTTGCCCTGCGCAAGCGCAAGGCCGCCCTGCTGCAGGAGTCGGACGCACTGCCTGCTCCCCGCGACTGAGTCAGCAGCATCACTGTGGCGGGTGCCGGCGTCGTGCTTCGCGTGCGTGACGTAACCAACAGCGGCACTTTGCTTCGAAAGTTTAGACTTGGTGAATGACTACAGCAGCTAATCCGTCCGTTGGACTGGTCGGTTGGCGTGGCATGGTCGGCTCAGTCCTGATGCAGCGCATGCAGGAAGAGAACGACTTCGCCAACATCAACCCGGTATTTTTCTCCACCTCGAACGCAGGAGGTGCCGCCCCGTCCTTTGCAGAGGGGGCAGGCAAGCTCGAGGACGCGTTCGATATTGAGACGCTTGCCAAGCTGCCGATTATTGTCACCGCGCAGGGCGGCGACTACACCAAGCAGGTCCATGGTGAACTCCGTAGCCGCGGCTGGGACGGCCTCTGGATCGATGCTGCCTCCACCCTGCGCATGAACGATGACTCGATCATCGTGCTGGACCCCATCAACCGCGACGTCATCGACGCCGGACTCTCCGGCGGCGTGAAGGACTTCATCGGCGGAAACTGTACGGTCTCCTGCATGCTCATGGGCCTCGGCGGCCTGTTCAAGAACAACCTCGTGGAGTGGGGCACGTCCATGACGTACCAGGCCGCTTCCGGCGGTGGCGCGCGCCATATGCGCGAACTCCTCAACCAGTTCGGCACGCTCAACAACGAGGTCAGCAGCGAACTGGACGACCCGGCATCGGCCATCCTGGAGATCGACCGCAAGGTGCTTGCCACCCAGCGCACCGGGGTTGACGCCACGCAGTTCGGTGTGCCGCTCGCGGGCTCGCTGATTCCGTGGATCGACGCCGACCTCGGCAACGGCCAGTCCAAGGAAGAGTGGAAGGCCGGCGTCGAGACCAACAAGATCCTCGGCACCGGAACCGGAACCGCGGGCAAAGACCACATCGCCATGGACGGCCTGTGCATCCGCATCGGAGCCATGCGTTCCCACTCCCAGGCCCTCACGCTGAAGCTGCGCGAAGACCTGTCTGTGACGGAGATCGAAAACCTCCTGGCCAAGGACAACGAGTGGGCCAAGGTTGTTCCGAACACCAAGGAAGCCTCCATGGCAGACCTGACCCCGGTTGCGGCATCAGGCACGCTGGACATCCCCGTGGGCCGTATCCGCAAGCTCGAAATGGGTCCGGAATACATCAGCGCCTTCACCGTGGGCGATCAGCTCCTGTGGGGCGCAGCCGAGCCCCTGCGCCGCATGCTCAACATTGTGACGGGCAAGCTCTAGGCTTCTCCGCCTCTCGTTCGAAATCCGCTGTTCCGCTGCTTTCCCGCAACGGAACAGCGGGTTTCGACGTTCTGGCCTCGACAAGGCAGTCTTCACTTGCCGTTCCACTTCGCACGGCCTGCCGAGATCCTGCCACTCGATTCGGATAACGTCCCAGCCCAATGCATTGAGTGCTTTCTCACGTCTCCGTTCCTGAAAGACCACCTCGTCAGTGGGCGCATAGTCGAAGTACTTGGTACGGCCGTCGAACTCGAGAATAACTTTGCTGTCCGGCCATCCGAAGTCTCCGCGGTAGCGACCGATGGGAGTATCGACTTCGAGCTGAAGCACGGCTTCCGGGATTCCCAGCCTCTCCAAAAGAGCACGCGTCCGGGTCTCGCCCACAGATTCGGAACGGCCATCCATTGCGTCCAGCACCCGCCGCAAGCGTCGAGCGCCTCTCGTGATCCGGCCCCCGTCCACATAAGCCTGAATCAACACCGGATCCGCCCCTCTGCGAAGGGCTTGGTCTGCGACCACCAGTGCCCGTTCGAATTCCAGGGTCCGGGCACAATCGACGACAGTGCGCTCCAGGCTCGTCACTCTGGCGGGTCGCCCCCAAGGAGTCAGGATCTCAACAATCTCGGCAGCTTCCAGCGCTGCACCATGTGCCCGTACATCCTCCCCGGAACTTGTCTGGGCCGGCGAGAACGGCGTGGTGACGTGCACCAGGGGCCCACCATCCCACGGTGCGCATCCATGCAGGCGCGCGGCACTGGCATGGCTGTAAAGAATGGCCGAGCGCGAACTAAGCTGGTGTGCTTGGATTCTCAGCAGGTCCTGCTCCCAGGGAGGTCGGCGACGCCAGTCTGAGCTTCGGGCGTATGCGCCCCGTCTTACCCGAATAAGCTTGCCGGAGCGCACACCCGCTGTCAGCACGCGGGCGCCCAAGCCTTTTCCTGCGAGGTCCGACGTAACAGCAATGGTGCTGTCAGGCCAATTGGCGGCTATTAGTGCATCCAGTTTTCGCGATTGCATGCATTCATCGTGAGTTGGTCCAGGATGTCAGGACATCCCATTTCCGCCGTATGTGGACAAGTGCTGCATCAAACCATG is from Paenarthrobacter nicotinovorans and encodes:
- a CDS encoding winged helix-turn-helix transcriptional regulator, whose product is MSHILLLTNSTGSSVDILPALELLNHRVHILPAEPTALLETDPTDIVFLDARKDLVGARSLTQLLKATGLSAPLMLILTEGGMAAVSSAWAVDDIVLDSAGPAEVEARIRLAMARAVPGEEETQTEIRAAGVVIDEASYTARVSGQPLNLTFKEFELLKYLAQHPGRVFTRQQLLTEVWGYDYYGGTRTVDVHIRRLRAKLGVDHENLISTVRNVGYRLTLVRLPDDELSEA
- the mshD gene encoding mycothiol synthase encodes the protein MSQAHPENWPVLIIKGALDAELLRDFRALTAAAEESDGNPPLSEQTLVMLRGADGGDHSVVSFALYAPIEGSDPATAEDLAGIAVVVDAPDASGVLELAVHPSYRNQGVAGRLLDALQKERSLEGLSAWSHGGHEAAAQLATRFGYGPVRELWKMRLMSSTSALPDAALPDGVSLRAFVPGQDEQAWLAANRAAFSHHPEQGSMTLEDLEARKAEDWFDPEGFFLAVNDADELLGFHWTKVHPRQGPHPAIGEVYVVGVTPAAQGSGLGKALTVAGIKHLQDQGLHAVMLYVDADNQAAVALYQKLGFIRWDTDVMYGPLTKN
- a CDS encoding RNA degradosome polyphosphate kinase, with protein sequence MQPDPVGIAGSTSKGATLPPRFGSSEVPASRATQDRIDIPEFAPSLEPEGDISPDRFLDRELSWLAFNSRVLELAEDPDLFLLERVNFLSIFASNLDEFFMVRVAGLKRRIATGLAVPSPAGLSPIEVLEQIGEEAHKLQERHARVFAEQIRPALAYEHIHLMHWHELDEDARQRISVMFQEKVFPILTPLAVDPAHPFPYISGLSLNLAVIVSNPISDKELFARVKVPDQLPRLISVDGPRAGAIPGRVARFIALEEVIAVHLDKLFPGMEVLEHHTFRVTRNEDLEVEEDDAENLLQALEKELLRRRFGPPVRLEVTTDINPNIKALLIRELGVEESEVYSVPAPLDLRGLSAISGIDRADLHYPKHVPHTSRYLNESETSKAANVFAAMRRRDILLHHPYDSFSTSVQAFLEQAAADPKVQAIKQTLYRTSGDSPIVDALIDAAEAGKQVLALVEIKARFDEQANISWARKLEQAGVHVVYGIVGLKTHCKLSLVVRQEVDGLRRYCHIGTGNYHPRTARYYEDLGLLTANEQVGEDLSKLFNQLSGYAPKSTFKRLLVAPRSVRAGLVERIETEIRNARAGIPGLVQIKVNSMVDEAIIDALYRASQAGVKVDVVVRGICSLRPGVPGLSENITVRSILGRFLEHSRVFAFGNGGDPVVYIGSADMMHRNLDRRVEALVQLSSKEDITTVMDLMRRYVDDGTASWHLDNQGHWTRHHLDADGKPLLDMQSWLLESRSRQRASARR
- a CDS encoding NUDIX hydrolase, coding for MNSDTPVEDQTDHPGEPVAVVAAGAIPWRLNKGALEVLLIHRPRYDDWSWPKGKLDAGETVPECAAREVWEEIGLRAPLGIPLPAIHYHVSAGLKVVQYWAAKVNGEPLRPDGKEVDSVMWCSPDRAASFLSNPTDVKPLEYLEKAHVRGELDTWPLILIRHAKAKPRSSWTKAEGDRPLAATGQRQAIAVQRLLDVWKPQRLVTSPWTRCVATIAPYAKASGAKVKLVEALTEHHHQRSPKKTAAAIEALFDKQLPIAVCTHRPALPTALKQLGQHMPQNLRAVLPSADPFLSPGEVIVCQVARGSERKIVSVEQVKPFDD
- a CDS encoding GntR family transcriptional regulator, with protein sequence MTAGISIDLADPVPPYEQIRRQLSSLIAVGVLEPGNRLPTVRSLAADLGIAAGTVARAYKELEQSGVIESRRRNGTVVVGPPRAPHRVAGGDAAVIAAVDGLILAARDAGVGDATLIDLLRGRLAVNGHGTSKLEP
- a CDS encoding thymidylate synthase; translation: MANGTHKSDRTGTGTRSVFGRQLRFDLAGSFPLITTKRVHFKSVAVELLWFLRGDSNVKWMQDQGVTIWDEWADADGELGPVYGVQWRSWPTPDGGHIDQISEVMKSLAANPDSRRHIVSAWNVSELKDMALPPCHAFFQFYVADGKLSCQLYQRSADTFLGVPFNIASYALLTLMVAQQLGLEPGEFVWTGGDVHVYDNHVEQVAEQLSREPYEYPQLKILRKPDSIFDYTVDDFEVVGYRHHPTIKAPIAV
- a CDS encoding dihydrofolate reductase; its protein translation is MSAPSSEDPAQLPGVIFTQETAARMTGIGMIWAQTKSGVIGKDGTMPWHLPEDMKHFSRITTGHPVIMGRRTWESFPEKYRPLPGRTNIVVTRNEKWASTPEAQGAVVVSSLDEALLESQFAPGGQKVWIVGGGDIYRQSMGIANLAVITIIDTDVEGDTYAPELGDDWTFDTMAPAEGWLTAKNGTNYRFTTWRRNVSQKSQED
- a CDS encoding NF038396 family protein, with the translated sequence MLKKPETLFVLGYMLLPLFALLSAIVGLTMILGGNKIVGIIVLVVVTQVFTFGAFFALRKRKAALLQESDALPAPRD
- the asd gene encoding aspartate-semialdehyde dehydrogenase: MTTAANPSVGLVGWRGMVGSVLMQRMQEENDFANINPVFFSTSNAGGAAPSFAEGAGKLEDAFDIETLAKLPIIVTAQGGDYTKQVHGELRSRGWDGLWIDAASTLRMNDDSIIVLDPINRDVIDAGLSGGVKDFIGGNCTVSCMLMGLGGLFKNNLVEWGTSMTYQAASGGGARHMRELLNQFGTLNNEVSSELDDPASAILEIDRKVLATQRTGVDATQFGVPLAGSLIPWIDADLGNGQSKEEWKAGVETNKILGTGTGTAGKDHIAMDGLCIRIGAMRSHSQALTLKLREDLSVTEIENLLAKDNEWAKVVPNTKEASMADLTPVAASGTLDIPVGRIRKLEMGPEYISAFTVGDQLLWGAAEPLRRMLNIVTGKL